The following are encoded together in the Vicia villosa cultivar HV-30 ecotype Madison, WI unplaced genomic scaffold, Vvil1.0 ctg.000089F_1_1, whole genome shotgun sequence genome:
- the LOC131623933 gene encoding ABC transporter G family member 15-like, translated as MEIEVERGMSSKRGMHLVWENLSVVIPNFGNGHTKRLLNGLNGYGEPNRIMAIMGPSGSGKSTLLDALAGRLSRNVIMSGKVLLNGKKRSLDYGVVAYVTQEDIMLGTLTVRETISYSANLRLPTTMTKQEINDIVEGTITEMGLQDCADRLIGNWHLRGISGGEKKRLSIALEILTRPCLLFLDEPTSGLDSASAYFVAQTLRNIAHDGRTVISSIHQPSSEVFALFDDLFLLSGGQTIYFGPAENAVEFFAIAGFPCPSRRNPSDHFLRCINSDFDTVTTTMMASRGTHEQKTLAPSTMNLSTAATKAVLIEKYRWSEYATCARARIKQMSNFDGRDYESKSKSQAKWWKQLSTLTQRSFVNMSRDVGYYWIRLTIYVALSLCVGTIFFEVGSSYNAILARGACGAFISGFMTFMSIGGFPSFIEEMKVFYKERMNGYYGVAVYILSNFLSSFPFVAVMSFATGTITYYMVKFRPEFSHLVYICLDLLGCIAVVESSMMIIAALVPNFLMGLIIGAGYIGLMMMTAGYFRQIHDLPKFFWRYPISYINYGAWGLQGAFKNDMIGMEFGPLIAGGPKVKGEIILTTMLGMKVDYSKWWDLAVVIFILVLLRVIFFFILKFKERVVPFLHSIYTKQTLQRIMKRSSFRKTPSFASKRHQPLHPLSCQEGLNSPCH; from the exons ATGGAGATAGAGGTGGAGAGAGGGATGAGTTCAAAAAGAGGAATGCATCTAGTGTGGGAAAATTTGAGTGTTGTGATTCCAAATTTTGGGAATGGACACACAAAGAGGTTGCTTAACGGTTTGAATGGATATGGTGAACCAAACAGAATCATGGCTATTATGGGTCCATCTGGTTCTGGAAAATCTACTCTTCTTGATGCTTTGGCAG GTAGACTATCTAGAAATGTTATCATGTCTGGAAAAGTGCTTTTAAATGGAAAGAAAAGGAGTCTAGACTATGGAGTTGTA GCTTATGTGACACAAGAAGACATAATGTTGGGAACACTAACAGTCAGAGAAACAATATCATACTCAGCAAATCTAAGACTTCCAACAACAATGACAAAACAAGAGATAAATGACATTGTTGAAGGAACAATCACTGAAATGGGTCTTCAAGATTGTGCAGATAGGCTTATAGGAAACTGGCACTTGAGAGGTATAAGTGGTGGTGAAAAGAAAAGACTAAGCATAGCACTTGAAATCTTAACAAGACCTTGTCTCTTGTTCCTTGATGAACCTACAAGTGGTTTGGACAGTGCTTCAGCTTATTTTGTTGCTCAAACTTTGAGAAATATAGCTCATGATGGGAGAACTGTGATTTCTTCTATTCATCAACCGAGTAGCGAGGTTTTTGCGTTGTTTGATGATCTCTTTCTGCTTTCTGGAGGTCAAACAATTTACTTTGGACCGGCCGAAAATGCAGTTGAG TTCTTTGCGATAGCAGGATTTCCATGTCCAAGTAGAAGAAACCCTTCTGATCACTTTCTTCGCTGTATTAATTCAGACTTCGACACTGTAACGACTACCATGATGGCCTCCCGGGGAACACAT GAACAAAAAACATTAGCACCGTCTACGATGAACTTATCAACAGCGGCGACCAAAGCAGTACTCATAGAGAAATACCGTTGGTCTGAATATGCGACTTGTGCAAGAGCAAGAATCAAACAAATGTCAAACTTT GACGGCCGTGATTATGAAAGTAAAAGCAAGAGCCAAGCAAAATGGTGGAAGCAACTATCGACTTTGACTCAGAGATCTTTCGTGAACATGTCTAGAGATGTAGGGTACTATTGGATAAGGTTAACAATCTATGTTGCTTTATCTTTGTGTGTTGGAACAATCTTTTTTGAAGTTGGTTCAAGTTATAATGCCATTCTTGCAAGAGGAGCATGCGGCGCTTTTATATCAGGTTTCATGACATTCATGTCCATAGGAGGATTCCCATCATTCATAGAGGAAATGAAG GTTTTCTATAAAGAAAGGATGAATGGATATTATGGAGTTGCAGTCTACATTCTgtccaattttctctcttcttttccttttgtagcaGTCATGTCCTTTGCTACTGGGACTATAACGTATTATATGGTTAAGTTTCGACCCGAGTTTTCGCATCTTGTGTATATCTGTTTGGATCTTTTGGGATGTATTGCTGTTGTGGAAAGCTCAATGATGATTATAGCTGCATTGGTTCCTAACTTTCTTATGGGATTGATAATTGGAGCAGGTTATATT GGTCTTATGATGATGACTGCTGGCTATTTCCGGCAGATCCATGATCTTCCTAAATTCTTCTGGCGTTACCCAATTTCATACATCAATTATGGAGCATGGGGATTGCAG GGAGCATTCAAGAATGACATGATTGGAATGGAGTTTGGTCCATTGATAGCTGGTGGACCAAAAGTGAAAGGAGAAATAATCCTCACAACAATGCTTGGAATGAAGGTTGATTATTCAAAATGGTGGGACTTAGCTGTGGTCATCTTCATCCTGGTTTTGCTAagagttattttctttttcattctcaaATTTAAGGAGAGAGTTGTACCTTTCCTTCACAGTATCTACACAAAGCAAACACTGCAACGAATCATGAAGCGGTCTTCGTTCAGGAAAACTCCGTCGTTCGCTTCCAAGAGACACCAACCACTGCATCCATTGTCTTGTCAAGAGGGTCTCAACTCTCCATGTCATTGA
- the LOC131623934 gene encoding protein TRAUCO-like, whose protein sequence is MDTLQATYKDEEDEDEDLPLATTTAPTADQPVSSVATDMESTYAPLVTASTPSDTLTEPQNDGKSELDPSDEPSSDETASNGLNSPKQSRGNADEDEEEPPPKKQKQLSSLVKDESASLPEENNGTGNAAASTATTSTPANGTVKKSKKKSNNVWATKSTRKGKKKNKNNNNNNNNTNNQTNGGEDSVLVTPVPRFPDKTDDTPDMKICLSKIYKAEKVELSEDRLSAGSTKGYRMVRTTRGVTEGAWYFEIKVVRLGETGHTRLGWAMEKGDLQAPVGYDGNSFGYRDIDGSKIHKALREKYGDEGYGEGDVIGFYINLPDGDKYAPKNKQLVWYKGQRYALAQEAKEDPPNIVPGSEMSFFKNGVCQGVAFKDLYGGRYHPAASMYTLPNEPNCTVKFNFGPDFECFPEDFNERPIPKPMIEVPHHGFDNQIENEKKSNGESNEKKSNGESDEKKSNEESEEKKSNEESDEKKSNGELDEKKSNGESDEKKSNGESVEKKSSGESVEKKSSGESVEKKSNEESVEKKSSGESAEKKSSGESVEKKSNEESVEKKSNEESVEKKSNEESVGKKSNEELVEKKSNEESAEKKSNEE, encoded by the exons atgGATACACTTCAAGCAACATACAaagacgaagaagatgaagacgaaGACCTTCCACTCGCCACCACAACCGCACCCACCGCCGACCAACCCGTTTCCTCCGTCGCCACCGATATGGAATCAACATACGCACCTCTCGTCACTGCCAGCACCCCTTCTGACACCCTCACCGAACCCCAAAACGACGGAAAATCAGAGCTCGATCCCTCCGATGAACCTTCCTCCGATGAAACTGCATCAAACGGCTTGAATTCCCCGAAACAGAGTAGAGGAAATGCCGACGAAGATGAAGAGGAACCGCCTCCGAAGAAGCAGAAGCAACTGTCCTCTCTCGTCAAGGATGAATCGGCGTCATTGCCGGAGGAAAACAACGGGACGGGAAATGCTGCTGCGTCAACTGCAACAACGTCGACGCCGGCGAATGGAACTGTGAAGAAATCGAAGAAAAAGAGCAATAATGTGTGGGCAACAAAATCAAccaggaaagggaaaaagaagaacaaaaacaacaacaataataacaacaacaccaacaaccaaACAAATGGTGGAGAGGACAGTGTTCTGGTGACGCCGGTACCGAGGTTTCCGGATAAAACAGACGATACGCCGGATATGAAGATATGTTTATCGAAGATATACAAAGCGGAGAAAGTAGAGTTGAGTGAGGATAGGTTGAGTGCAGGGAGCACAAAGGGTTATAGAATGGTTAGGACAACGAGAGGGGTAACTGAAGGAGCTTGGTACTTTGAGATAAAGGTTGTGAGGTTAGGGGAGACTGGACACACACGTTTGGGTTGGGCTATGGAGAAGGGTGATTTGCAGGCGCCTGTTGGGTATGATGGGAATAGTTTTGGGTATAGGGATATTGATGGCAGTAAGATTCATAAGGCTTTGAGGGAAAAGTATGGTGATGAAGGTTATGGAGAAGGTGATGTTATTGGGTTCTATATTAATTTGCCGGATGGAGATAAGTATGCGCCAAAAAACAAGCAGTTGGTTTGGTATAAAGGACAAAGGTATGCATTGGCTCAAGAAGCTAAGGAAGATCCACCCAACATTGTGCCTG GAAGTGAAATGTCTTTCTTTAAAAATGGTGTATGCCAAGGTGTTGCTTTCAAGGACCTCTATGGTGGTCGTTACCATCCCGCTGCGTCAATGTATACTTTGCCAAATGAACCAAACTGCACAGTAAAGTTCAACTTTGGTCCTGACTTTGAATGTTTTCCTGAAGATTTCAATGAGCGGCCTATTCCCAAGCCAATGATTGAGGTTCCTCATCATGGTTTTGACAATCAAATTGAAAATGAGAAGAAATCAAATGGAGAGTCAAACGAGAAGAAATCAAATGGAGAGTCAGACGAGAAGAAATCCAATGAAGAGTCAGAAGAAAAGAAATCAAATGAAGAATCGGATGAGAAGAAATCAAATGGAGAATTGGATGAGAAGAAATCAAATGGAGAATCAGATGAGAAGAAATCAAATGGAGAGTCAGTTGAGAAGAAATCAAGCGGAGAGTCGGTTGAGAAGAAATCAAGTGGAGAGTCGGTTGAGAAGAAATCAAATGAAGAGTCGGTTGAGAAGAAATCAAGTGGAGAGTCGGCTGAGAAGAAATCAAGTGGAGAGTCGGTTGAGAAGAAATCAAATGAAGAGTCGGTTGAGAAGAAATCAAATGAAGAGTCGGTTGAGAAGAAATCAAATGAAGAGTCGGTTGGGAAGAAATCAAATGAAGAGTTGGTCGAGAAGAAATCAAATGAAGAGTCGGCTGAGAAGAAATCAAATGAAGAATAG